The sequence TCTTCAATGAGAATCCTATATAAATATATATGATATATGATGGTGAATTTATAAAAAAACTGATACGAATGAATATCGTGATTACAGTTGTTTATTGAAAGACAGCATAAATTAGTTGCTAAAAATTGGTTACTAAAAGATATTTTAATTTGGCAAATTCTTATTTGACTTATTTACAAGTTGCAAATATAATATTCAGTGGAAATATATTTAGAGGAAGAACATATTCAGAAAAAAAGCAGCCTATCGAAAAAACAAAAAAGCCTGTCAATGGGGATGGGTTTTATCACTCTAGTCGAACAGCTTGCTACAGAAATTGCTCATTTTTAGTTGGTGTTTCGTGATATTCTATGTTGTATACAATATACCGCCAGAAATCACAGAAATCCAGTAATTTTGCATGGTAGTAACAATTGCCTGATTTGTACAAATCAAAATATTTTAATAAAATTGCCGATGTGCTATTATAAAAAAGTGAGTAATTAAAATAGGCATATGGGTGGTATATAAAATTTTACTGTGGAATATAAAAATTATTTAAAATGGGGTTATACGAATGTTTGCTAGGAATTTCTTCAAAGGCGGAACGAAAGTTCCTCACTTCAAAAATACTGCTGAATGTGAAACTGTCAAAATGGGGGTCCCTGAAAAGGTGGTAATTCCCATGCTTCAGCATGTCGGAGCGCCGTGTGAACCCTGTGTAAAGAAAGGGGATACTGTCCGGGTGGGACAGGTGATAGGAAATTCTGATAAGTATATTTCGTCACCTATCCATTCAAGCGTATCCGGAACGGTAAACGATGTGGCTCCGATGCTTTTTGCCGGCGGGATTTACGTTACCGCGGTGGAAATTAAGACTGACGGAAAACAGGAAATTTATGAAGGTATCAAGCCTCCGAGTTTTTCAAACAGCAAAGAGTTTATTTCAGCCATCCGGGAATCGGGCCTCGTAGGACTTGGCGGTGCTGGATTTCCGGCTCATGTCAAGCTTTCACCCCCTCCGGACAAAAAGATTGACACGCTGATAATCAATGCGGCTGAGTGTGAACCTTATATAACTTCCGATTACCGGGAAATTATTGAAAATTCCTGGAACGTGGTCAGCGGAATCAATATAATTATGGAAATTCTGGGGATTGAAAATGTTTTGATAGGTATTGAGGACAACAAGCCGGAAGCTATAAAAGAAATGACCCGTGTTGCGGCAACAGACGACAGAATAAATGTAATCAAGCTTAAATCCCGGTATCCGCAGGGTGCTGAGAAAATGCTCATTTATGCAACTACGGGAAGGAAGGTTCCGCCCGGAAAACTGCCTGCGGATGTGGGAGTAATTGTTATGAACGTAAACAGTGTGTCTTTTATATCGGAGTATATCAAGACCGGAATGCCCCTTATAAAGAAAAGGGTCACGGTGGACGGACCTTCGGTAAAAAGACCGGGCAATGTGGAAGTTTTGATAGGTACTCCCATATCGGAGGTTTTCAGCTTTTGCGGAGGTTTTGGCATTGTTCCCAAAAAGATACTGATGGGTGGACCAATGATGGGAATAGCGCAGTATACGCTGGATACACCGGTTCTCAAGCATACAAATGCCCTTCTGGCTTTTGATGAAACAACTGCCGTATTGCCAAAGGAGCAAGCTTGTATAAGGTGCGGAAGGTGTGTTAGGGCATGTCCGATGAATCTTTTACCACTTTATCTTAACAATAATTCGATAAGGGGAAATATTGAAGAGCTTAACAGATACCATGTAATGGATTGCATAGAATGTGGCAGCTGTGCTTATGTATGTCCGGCAAAAATTAATCTTGTCCAGTCAATAAGGCTTGGCAAGGCACAGGTAAGACAAGCGGCAGCGAAAGGGGGAAATTAATTTGGAAAGAAGTTTTATAGTATCATCATCGCCTCATATAAGGGACAATATAAGTACAAGGCGGATAATGCTGGATGTGATTATTGCCCTTATTCCGGCATCTTTGGCAGGAGTCTACTTTTTCGGTCCCAGAACGCTGCTGGTAATTTTAGTAAGCATTCTGGCCTGCGTGTTGTCAGAATATCTCTCAGGTAAGCTGATGAAAAGAAGCAACACAATTTCAGATTTGAGTGCGGTGGTTACAGGACTTATTTTGGCATTAAACCTTCCTCCCACAGTACCTCTGTGGATGGTTGTGGTAGGAGCGGTTGTGGCAATAGTTGTCATAAAACAGCTGTTTGGAGGAATGGGACAAAATTTCATCAATCCGGCATTGGGAGCAAGAGTGTTTTTATTTATATCCTATGCAAATCGCATGACCAATTGGGTAATACCGGGTACTGACGCAGTGTCTTCGGCAACTCCCCTTGGGTTGCTTAAGGCCGAAGATGCCGCACAAGTTGTCCTTCCATCCTACAAGGACCTTTTCTTTGGCAACATTGGAGGATGTATAGGTGAAGTTTCTGCAGCCGCCCTTTTGATAGGTGGAATATACCTTGTGGCAAGAAAGGTTATAAGCCCGGAAATACCTTTGACATACATCGGAACCTTGGGATTGTTTACATGGATATTCGGAGGACCAACACTGTTTAGCGGGGACTTTGTATACCACATACTTTCAGGTGGCCTGTTGCTGGGCGCAATTTATATGGCTACGGATTACACCACTTCGCCCATGACCACCAAGGGACGGATAATTATGGGTATAGGATGCGGACTTCTTACCGGAATTATACGTCTGTATACCAACTATCCGGAAGGAGCGTCTTTTGCAATCCTTATAATGAATGTCATGGTTCCGTTGATTGACAGATATACCGTTCCAAAAAGTTTTGGAGGTGGAAAAGCCGTTGAAAGATATAGTTAAACCGACAGTGGTGTTATTGTTAATATGTTCATTTGTTACTTTGGCTTTGGCATTTACCAATTCCATGACCAAGGATAGAATAGCCGAGGCGGCCAAAATAGAAGAGGATAATGCCAAAAAAGAAGTATTGTCTTTGGCCGAAACTTTTGAAGAAATTGAAAATGTTGAGGCAATAACAAGCCGAAATGAGGCTTTCGCTCCCGTAAAGAAAGCATTTGTCGGACTGAAAGGTGAAGACGTGGTCGGAAGAGTATTTATTACGGAAACAAAAGGTTACGGGGGCACAATGAAAATAACAGTGGGAATAGACAGCGAAGGGGCTATAACTAAAGTTAAAATTGGAGACAACAATGAAACACCCGGACTGGGAGCAAAAGCTAAAGATAAACCTTTCATATCCCAGTTTGAGGGTATTGCTCCGAAAGAGCCGCTGACTGTGGTGAAAAATGCTAAAACAAAAGTGGAAGAAATCAATGCCATAAGCGGAGCCACCATAACTTCCAGGGCGGTAACAAAAGCAGT comes from Acetivibrio thermocellus ATCC 27405 and encodes:
- the rsxC gene encoding electron transport complex subunit RsxC; translation: MFARNFFKGGTKVPHFKNTAECETVKMGVPEKVVIPMLQHVGAPCEPCVKKGDTVRVGQVIGNSDKYISSPIHSSVSGTVNDVAPMLFAGGIYVTAVEIKTDGKQEIYEGIKPPSFSNSKEFISAIRESGLVGLGGAGFPAHVKLSPPPDKKIDTLIINAAECEPYITSDYREIIENSWNVVSGINIIMEILGIENVLIGIEDNKPEAIKEMTRVAATDDRINVIKLKSRYPQGAEKMLIYATTGRKVPPGKLPADVGVIVMNVNSVSFISEYIKTGMPLIKKRVTVDGPSVKRPGNVEVLIGTPISEVFSFCGGFGIVPKKILMGGPMMGIAQYTLDTPVLKHTNALLAFDETTAVLPKEQACIRCGRCVRACPMNLLPLYLNNNSIRGNIEELNRYHVMDCIECGSCAYVCPAKINLVQSIRLGKAQVRQAAAKGGN
- a CDS encoding RnfABCDGE type electron transport complex subunit D, which produces MERSFIVSSSPHIRDNISTRRIMLDVIIALIPASLAGVYFFGPRTLLVILVSILACVLSEYLSGKLMKRSNTISDLSAVVTGLILALNLPPTVPLWMVVVGAVVAIVVIKQLFGGMGQNFINPALGARVFLFISYANRMTNWVIPGTDAVSSATPLGLLKAEDAAQVVLPSYKDLFFGNIGGCIGEVSAAALLIGGIYLVARKVISPEIPLTYIGTLGLFTWIFGGPTLFSGDFVYHILSGGLLLGAIYMATDYTTSPMTTKGRIIMGIGCGLLTGIIRLYTNYPEGASFAILIMNVMVPLIDRYTVPKSFGGGKAVERYS
- a CDS encoding RnfABCDGE type electron transport complex subunit G; translation: MKDIVKPTVVLLLICSFVTLALAFTNSMTKDRIAEAAKIEEDNAKKEVLSLAETFEEIENVEAITSRNEAFAPVKKAFVGLKGEDVVGRVFITETKGYGGTMKITVGIDSEGAITKVKIGDNNETPGLGAKAKDKPFISQFEGIAPKEPLTVVKNAKTKVEEINAISGATITSRAVTKAVQAALDVNAELDKAEEDL